GGATTAGGAGGAGGACACCAGAGTGCAGAGGGAGCAGGACGAGCTACTCTAGCGGGATGCTGAGACTTGCCAGCGGATCATCGACCTCCTAGCCGAGGCTAAGAAGGAGCGGGGTCTTAGGCTGGAAGCCGAGGAGAGGTCTGCATCCCAAGAGCAGAGGGCAAAACTAGACGCTGAGGCAGTTGCTCGGCTTTGCAAGGAGTGAGACGAGCTACGACAAACTGTGGAGAGGCTCCGCCTAGAGCATGGTACGGCCCATGGGGAGCACAACTAGGCTATCCGAGAGCGCGACGCAGCGCAGTAGAGGATCAGCTCCATCCAGGCCGAGTTCAAGACCATGAAAGCCTAGAAGCTGGAGGCCAAGGGCACTGCTGCTAGACTAGCCATGGATCTCACTGAGGCGAGGGGTCTCCTTCAGGCGGAGAGTGATGAGCTCGATGTCCTGAAGGTTGCCCTTGGCGTAGTCTGCGATGACCTACAGGTGGTGCAggtggaggggaccagctcgctcgcaGACCGTGCCGTAGATATCATGGTGTGGGTGCACCAGTTGGAGAAGGAAGCTCTTTGCTCAGGGATCATccaagccttcgccatcgccCGCTCGCATTATGATGACAACATTGACTTGGAGGCGATGAGCCTTGGTTTTGCGCTAGGCTATGAACCCTTCGAGCTGGATGAAATAGAAGTGATGGTGACTCCTCTTGTAGAAACCCTAGCGAGCAAAGTTGAAGATATGGTTCTCCTCCGGAGGAATGAGTCTGATGGATATTTATCTGTAATCTATGGATAAGTGTCGGCACTTTTGTATTTTGAAAATAGATTCACAACTTCATTTCGTTTAAACAAATTTGCAATTTCATTTCGCTTGATTTACAACTTCATTTCCCTTTTTGCATTCAAAAAAGGTGCTCATGCAATCTGATCATTCCATTCGTTAAGACCGTACGGCCTGAGGTGTATAAGAGGAAaactttgattatgctggtgagcaaagttaccatagtcgTTGCAAcgtgggttttttgcagtctgaCCAGACACACTcggttatttgttcccacaaaccttgccactagcctTAACGAGAGGAAGAGGTTTGATGAAGTGACTATTTTGAAAAAagagggtatttatacctttatcagcccccgagtgagatccgaccccttgcggtttgctggggtcgaatgtcactagagaccgaagagaggatagcgaaactactcttgtatttgcacataccccttccttaggattttagctatcattcTGCGACCATGCGTTCAGTCTCATTACAAGtctggccttccccgagccctcaCGTGTGGTGGGGATTCAGTCAAAGGTCGGCTCGTTTTTGTGACTATCACCTCGTCTATGGtttcgcaactggaggggttgaggcaatgttacttgtctcgatggctcgagtgacgcgcttgatGAGCTCCCTAATGGGGATGTTCTAATGGAATACGGTCCCGTCGCTCATGatagggtcagcaaagccctcaggtggcattccgttgctccttaacccgccttccaatagattccccctcaatggggattctatgggctcggctagaggctggattgaactagaaggttgagatgatcaTATCTGCCTCTATGTgggttgggcgaaggccgctaaagctcatctgcattttctcccctagctcttgttcgatgcgaggtggcctcgggcccttcgtggaccagccttcgaaccttggtctttCAATCTAGGATCGCacggcttgagcccccgagcccctcagGGTCTGATAGAGATCAGCCATGTTTCACGCATCTCCCCGTCCTTGGTttctgcaaccagaggggctgagctaacaacacttgcctcgacggctcgagtgtcgcgctcaatgagctcgctaatgggcatattcgtgtggaatccaggtctgtcatccactgatggggtcggtagagccctcatgtggcattctactacttcttaacctgcctctcggcagatgcccgagctatTTGATAGGCTTGGgtgacccgttggcctctcctcgatagagAATCTATGGGTTTTgttcgaggttagaatcaaatgagaaaggtcgagatgtctctATCTACTTCTAagtagggtcaggcaaggccattggggctcatcttggtttttctccctagctctatttgacatgaggcggccttgagcccttcgtgggctggcctttgaacctcagTCAGTTGTTgtttcatatcgaatgaggcgactaccgcttcgtgacgcgatgcaaagcattgagatgcagcaattgcatatgcaacgcttggatgtatggaatgaatgtatgATATAACGAAAGCAAGGGtcagtgatgttaccttggtggcatgagtgaccGGAAGCTCTTATCGGACATGTCCGTGTGGAGTTTGGGTCTGACATTTGCGACGGGGTCGGCGTAACCTGCACGAGCTTTGCAATTTTTTGTTCCTGTCTCTCGGCAGCGATCTGAGCtattcgatcgacttgggcgGCTTGACAGCTTCTTCTtgaaggagattccataggtagacccctccgaacccttcttgagaaggggatgctaaagcttggggtgtggggacaaagaatttgattacgctggtgaacaaaaatgccATAACCGCTGGGGCATAAGGTCTAGTGGTTCATCTAGTTTAACTCAAAGTTTACACTCGCACACGATGCCTCTggttttttaaacgtaaggaggggtcgagcgaagagaatgtctaaatgagtagacactctcggcagcccccaAGCGATGTctgtgcccctgccgttgctagggtcggaggctcggtagtaAATTATCACATAAAGTAAGTAAataggggtgcttatctttcgatGGCCATTCATTCAGTGTTCGCCtgggccatccgatcgactcaggaggcctaTTGGTatccccttgatggaggttccatcgttgggtccttctaggtcctgcctagggaagaAGAGAGCCGTCTGCATGCGCGTGCACCTTGTTTCGCACGCCccgcgtgtggtagtggtgggccatgcccaagccATGTCCTATTGATCTAGGCGCCATCTCATCAagcagggcgcatcccatcgaTCAAGACGCGTCCCCTCAAATTCCCATCAACATcgaattcccatctgcattgaataaaggaagggagagggttttccccccaacccttcgcctttctccaactgctacatctcctccttaaataggggaagggagagggttctcatcccattcctctgcctattcttgagctactgcctcttctccttttcctttttcaCCGTGAGCGTTCACATGtcatggcggttcctaagtgagagagggtaatgcgagggagaggagaactcacaaatccgttcgtgaatctagagcatgatgtcgagtgggaggtcatccaacgtagatgatatggtgctggccgccttcgccgagaaggggccgcTTTCGCCGAAGGAGGAGGCGCGCTGGAGGGTGCCGCCCATCGCCGGCTTTGTccccgcctgcgaggccttcgtTGGGATGGAGCTGTATGAAAACTTCTTTCGGTGAATCTTTTGTGGGTgagccttgttggtggggaagccatAGATGGACTGCATTGATGGGGGGCTTCGCCCTTGTAGCCGCTCAGATCggccagttcatgaagtttgacGAGATGTGGAGACATCCACCAGTAATGATGGCCATACTTCAGCGGGCAGTGTCCCCGTCGaggtgccgttgtcagggttgtggctgatcacgatggcatagtccctgcaTGCCCCGGCGAAGACGCCACGGTCACCGAtgtggtgctcgacattgcagaTGACGGCACCCTCAGGGATCCCGCGGAGTGGTAGGACGTTGCCGATAGAGAGCGTGGCGTGGCAgccatagtagtatttagagtagaactaGTCAGAAAATATAATcgtttaagttgtgggggagctCCCATGTCAATAGTTTTtcatattcatgaatacatcagtcccttttcatgatgaaatcactttgtaagcgatgaatttgtgcaaaaaagaaTAAGTTCTGAAATTTCATTACGGCAAatagctttttagctcttctccctctttttgtaaaagaggttcagtgcctttcgacccttcccatagttaaggtcacaaaaagCTTGGAGTGCAGgggagccaattctgatcacactggtgagcaaagagatcatagccgctggggcgtgggtttctcgcagtcctaccagttatactcagagcttgttcctaaaatcctagcccttaggacttactatgagaaaagagggaaaacacagagaatgtttatAAGATAAACGTACTCAAACtagccccgagtgaggtccgacccctcgcacttgcaggggtcagatgtcatgaaagattgaggattttgatgacaaaactgataagagaaagtatgcatttatttaggggtaaaaatgacgtagctgctcgatgttctaggcattggtgaagacctcgtcgtcgatggttttcagcttgtaggcgcctagccagagtacttctgcgatgatgtatggcccctcccagggcgggtagagcttgtggcggtccttattGCTCTAGACAAGGtgaaggactaggtccccgacgttgaaggcttggccccgcacccgtcggctttGGTACCGTCACAACGCCtattggtacttggccaagcgaaGGAGGGTGATGTCATGTgctttgtctagctggtccatggtgtcctcatgggatgccttggctccctatttgcCGTATGCCTagatccttggcgctccatagtcaaggtcggttgggaggatggcctcggaaccatagaccatgaagaagggcatgtagccggtggctcggctggGGGTTGTCCTCAAGCTCTAGAGTACTGAAGGAAGCTCGGTGACCAAGCATgcaccaaatttgttcaaccggttgaagatcctaggtttaaGACCCTATAGGAGCTTGCCATTTGCGTGCTTGACCTACCCGTTcattcgggggtgcgcgacggtggcccaatcgacctggATATGGTTTTCATCGTAGAATCAAGGGAACTTCTTgctggtgaactatgtgccattatcCATAATGATGGAGTtcagtactccaaagcgatggatgatgtcgaggaagaacatcacggcttgctcagacttgatcgcggagatcgactgagcttctatccattttgtgaatttgtctatggtgacaagcaagtgggtgtatcctctaggtgccttcttgagaggtcccactagatcgagcccctagactatgaagggccacgtgatggggatcatctggagtgcctgggctaggaggtgagtttgtcgagcatagtactgacacccttcgcaggtgcgcatGATCtactcggcgtcggctactacagtgggccagtagaagccctatagGAATGCCTTTCCAACTAAGGTTCTAGGCACAGCGTGGTcaccacagaccccaccatggatatcgctcagcaaatgcttcccctgctcgatggggatgcaacgctataggatcccagtgtggcttcatttgtagagttcgccctccacaagaaTGAAACATTTGGCGTggcgtgcgagccatcgagcctccatcttgtccgtcggtagtgtgtcatggagtaggtagttgaggtagagcgtTCTCCAGTTGAACAGAGGGTCAAGCTCTATCACtggatcttcttcaagctccatgaccttggggctagacggagccatcggttggttagcccTCGAGGCTGGATCGGGCGGACAGTCGTTGGCCTATTCTGACCCTTCATAgtgcaccgagggcttgtgttggtcgctaGCGAAGACTTTTGTTGGCATcagctctcggctggatgccgcCTTCGCAAGCacgtcggccgcctcgttgaggcaccttgggatgtgattgagttcgaggccatcgaatttgtcctctagccgtcagacttcttggtagtatacATCCATCATGGCATCAtgacagcttgactccttcatgacttggttgatgaccagctaggagtcaccttgGATGTCGAGGCgccggatgcccaactcgatggcaatgtgtagctcgttgatgagtgcttcatactcagccacattattggatgcaGGGAAATGGAGAGGAACCATATACCTCATGtgtaccccaaggggtgatacaaagaccaaCCCCATGccgatgcctttcttcatcagtgacccaTCGAAATACatggtccagtactcttgatcgatggccACCGGCAGCATTTGGACCACGGTCCaatccacgatgaagtcagccaacacctgggacttgatcgccgttcgggaggcatacgtaatgccctaatccatcaactcaagtgcccactttgcagttcttcctgtggcgtcctggctttggatgacctcgccgagggggaacgatgtcatgaccgtcaccgggtgtgactcgaagtagtggcgtagcttcctcttggtgatgaggacatcatataggagcttctggatttggagtagcgggtcttagagtcggatagtacctcactgatgaagtacacatgGTGCTATACCTTGAGGGCGgggccctcttcttcccgctccactaccagggtagcgctgaccacttgcatggtgaccgctatgtatagcagaaaGGATTCTCCATTGGTTGGAAGAACCAAGATtggggcctttgtcagaagcagtttaaccatgtcaagtgcctcctaggcctcggatgtccactcgaagcggtcggctttcttcaagagtcgataaagggggagacctcattcactgaggcacgagatgaatcgactgagtgcggcgaggcaccctgtgactcGCTAAACCCCCTTTATGATCTGAATCGGGCCATCCTTGTGGTGGCtaagattttctctaggttggcttcgatgtcgcgctcagagacgatgaagccgagcagcatacccctcgggaccccaaaaacacacttctcgggattgagtttgatgcaattcgctcggagttttgcaaaggtctgctcaagattggCAACGAGGTGGCCAGCCcgcttggacttgaccacgatgtcgtcaacgtaggcctcaatggttcgctcgatgaggtccccaaagcatttgagcatacagcgctggtatgtagccctagcgttctttagaccaaacggcattgagatgtagcagaacgatccgaagggggtgatgaaagatgttgcgagctggtcagactctttcatcatgatttgatggtatcgggagtatgcatcaaggaagcagagggtttcgcaccccaaggtagagtcgactatttggtctatgcacggcaaaaggaaatggatcctttgagcatgccttgttgagacccgtatagtcaacacacattctctatttcccactcttctttcgtacaagaacgggattggctaaccactctgggtggtatactttctTAATGAATCCAGCCACCGaaagttttgctatctcctcatcgatggccctatgtttctcctcgtcgaagcgacgcaggtgtTGCTTcattggcttggagcctaggtggatcttcaaggtatgctcggtgacttcccttgggatgcctggcatgtccaagggtttccacgtgaagatgtctctattggcgcggGGAAGCCGACGAGCGTGccttcctatttagaggaaagtggGGTACCGAAGCACACCGTTTTACCCTTGGTGctcctggggtctatgaggacttctCTAGAGCCCTCTGTAGACTCAAACGACTTGGTTGACTTCTTAGCATtgggcgcttcttcggtgacctccctaAGGGCGGTGAGCTCCCTAGAGGCGACGATTACTGTGGCGtgaccgcagcactcgacctcgcactcataggcgtgctagaaggaggtgccaatggtaaTGACCCCATAGGGGCCggtatttttagcttgaggtatgtatagttgcgGACGGCCAGgaactttgcatagcatggacgtcctaggatggcgtggaaggttctgggcaacccaaccacctcaaaggtgagggtttcaGTGCTATAATTGAACTGAACCCTGAAGGTAATGGGCATATCGATCTCATCGAGCATCTTGGTGTAcatgatattgaggccgctgcctccatccatcagtgctttggtgagccgcttcaggccaatgatcgggtcgaccatgagcggatatctcacTGGATGCGGGACGCTCTctagatggtcggtccgatcgaaggttatggtaggctatgaccaccagaggaagggaggtgtggctggtTCAGCTGTATAGACCTCATAGCGTGTGACCTTCTAAcggtgtttggagtcataggccgccaatcctccaaagatcatgaggcagccgttCGGTGTTAGAAaaccatcgtccttctcctcgacatcatctattgtgggggcagggtcctttctgtgctcccctttgttggagcctctggacaagaaccaccACATGAGGCTGCAGTCTAAGAGTAGATGCTTAACTagaaaggcatggttcgggcatggccccttgagtaatttttcgaagtggttcggagtgccctccatagGCTTTCGACCACCCTAGCGGTCAGCAGCGACCATGAGCGAGTCCTCGTGttattgcttcttgttcttccttttggcagaatgattggaggcgccttcaccggcgCCCTCGTCCTGCCTTGCCTGCCTTCGAGACgatcaaagatcgctccgaccgcctcctctctagaggcgtggctagtggcgatgtctaggagttccttggtggttcgcaggcccttgcgtcctagattatgaaccaaagactcacaggtagtcctagacaggaaggctcctataacgtcgacgtcggcgacgttaggAAGCTTGTTGCACTATCAGGAGAAACGCCgtatgtacccatggagggtctcatCAGTCTTATGTCAGCAGTTCT
The nucleotide sequence above comes from Miscanthus floridulus cultivar M001 chromosome 18, ASM1932011v1, whole genome shotgun sequence. Encoded proteins:
- the LOC136524521 gene encoding uncharacterized protein, with amino-acid sequence MVDPIIGLKRLTKALMDGGSGLNIMYTKMLDEIDMPITFRVQFNYSTETLTFEVVGLPRTFHAILGRPCYAKFLAVRNYTYLKLKIPAPMGSLPLAPPSSTPMSARSSAAVTPQ